In Arcobacter ellisii, a genomic segment contains:
- the accA gene encoding acetyl-CoA carboxylase carboxyl transferase subunit alpha codes for MAAYLEFEDKIKKIEEDIIIAKTKADEHAVEILEKKLEKEVEKTFKNLSDYQKLQLARHPDRPYALDYISGLLTNSYEIHGDRHYVDDHAIVCYLGYIGTQKVLVIGEQKGRGTKDKLYRNFGMPSPEGYRKALRAAKMADKFQIPILMLVDTPGAYPGIGAEERNQSEAIAKNLYEFADLTTPTISVVIGEGGSGGALAISVADKLAMMRYSVYAVISPEGCSAILWNDPSKVETAANALKITAENLKELNLIDDVINEPLIGAHRQKEEAIFALKEYFLTSLEELKKLTPAQRAQKKYEKIMALGSFEDK; via the coding sequence TTGGCAGCTTACCTAGAATTTGAAGATAAAATCAAAAAGATTGAAGAAGATATTATAATAGCTAAAACAAAAGCTGATGAACATGCAGTAGAAATTTTAGAAAAAAAATTAGAAAAAGAAGTAGAAAAAACTTTTAAAAATTTAAGTGACTATCAAAAACTTCAACTTGCACGTCATCCAGATAGACCTTATGCACTTGATTATATTTCAGGATTATTAACTAATTCTTATGAAATACATGGTGATAGACATTATGTAGATGATCATGCTATTGTATGTTATTTGGGTTATATTGGAACACAAAAAGTATTAGTAATTGGTGAACAAAAAGGTAGAGGGACAAAAGATAAACTTTACAGAAATTTTGGAATGCCTAGTCCTGAAGGATATAGAAAAGCTTTAAGAGCTGCTAAAATGGCAGATAAATTTCAAATACCAATTTTAATGTTAGTTGACACTCCGGGTGCATATCCAGGAATTGGAGCAGAAGAGAGAAATCAAAGTGAAGCTATTGCGAAAAATCTATACGAATTTGCTGATTTAACAACTCCTACTATTTCTGTTGTAATTGGAGAAGGTGGTTCAGGTGGAGCATTAGCTATCTCAGTTGCTGATAAACTTGCAATGATGAGATACTCTGTTTATGCTGTTATTTCGCCTGAAGGATGTAGTGCAATTTTATGGAACGACCCATCAAAAGTTGAAACGGCTGCAAATGCACTAAAAATTACAGCTGAAAATTTAAAAGAATTAAATTTAATTGATGATGTAATTAATGAGCCTTTAATTGGAGCACATAGACAAAAAGAAGAAGCTATTTTTGCATTAAAAGAGTATTTTTTAACTTCTTTAGAAGAGTTAAAAAAATTAACTCCAGCACAAAGAGCTCAAAAGAAATATGAAAAAATTATGGCTTTAGGATCTTTCGAAGATAAATAA
- a CDS encoding beta-ketoacyl-ACP synthase II, with protein sequence MRRVVVTGIGTINSTGHNVKDSFEAVVNGVCGIDTITLFDASDFSVQIAGEVKDFDPTTVMDKKEVKKADRFIQLGIKAALEAMVDSGYITEESKKVDASIADRFGIISGSGIGGLSTIEKNSVVCETKGSRKISPFFIPSSLANMLSGFISIEHNLKGPSLSHVTACAASTHALNDAVKTIMLNGADRILVVGAESAICGAGVGGFAAMKALSTRNDDPKKSSRPFDMDRDGFVMGEGAGALVVEDLEIALARGAKIYCEIIGFGESGDANHITSPVTDGPLRAMKAAFEMAKNITGEYPKIDYINTHGTSTPVGDKNETAAIKEAFGGKENCPPVSSTKGQIGHCLGAAGAIEAIMAIKALEEGIIPPTINVENQDPDCDLDIVPNVARKVELTTVMSNNFGFGGTNGSVIFRKYIK encoded by the coding sequence ATGAGAAGAGTTGTTGTAACAGGTATAGGTACTATAAATTCTACAGGACATAACGTAAAAGATTCTTTTGAAGCTGTTGTGAACGGTGTTTGTGGTATTGATACTATAACACTATTTGATGCAAGTGATTTTTCAGTACAAATTGCTGGAGAAGTAAAAGATTTTGATCCAACAACAGTTATGGATAAAAAAGAAGTAAAAAAAGCGGATAGATTTATTCAATTAGGTATTAAAGCAGCTCTTGAAGCAATGGTAGATTCGGGATATATTACAGAAGAAAGTAAAAAAGTTGATGCATCAATTGCTGATAGATTTGGAATTATTTCAGGTTCTGGAATTGGTGGATTATCGACTATTGAAAAGAATTCAGTAGTTTGTGAAACAAAAGGTTCAAGAAAAATTTCACCATTTTTTATTCCTTCATCTTTAGCAAATATGCTAAGTGGATTTATTTCAATTGAACATAATTTAAAAGGTCCATCTTTATCTCATGTAACAGCTTGTGCTGCTTCAACTCATGCTTTAAATGATGCTGTAAAAACAATTATGTTAAATGGTGCAGATAGAATTCTTGTAGTAGGAGCTGAATCAGCTATTTGTGGAGCTGGAGTTGGTGGATTTGCAGCAATGAAAGCACTATCAACAAGAAATGATGATCCAAAAAAATCTTCTAGACCATTTGATATGGATAGAGATGGTTTTGTAATGGGAGAAGGTGCCGGTGCACTTGTAGTTGAAGATTTAGAAATAGCTTTAGCAAGAGGTGCTAAAATCTATTGTGAAATTATTGGTTTTGGAGAATCTGGAGATGCAAATCACATTACGTCTCCGGTTACTGATGGTCCATTAAGAGCTATGAAAGCAGCTTTTGAAATGGCTAAGAATATAACTGGTGAATATCCAAAAATCGATTATATCAATACTCATGGTACTTCTACTCCTGTTGGAGATAAAAATGAAACTGCTGCAATTAAAGAGGCATTTGGTGGAAAAGAAAATTGTCCTCCTGTTTCTTCAACTAAAGGACAAATTGGTCACTGCTTAGGAGCAGCTGGTGCAATTGAAGCTATTATGGCTATTAAAGCATTAGAAGAAGGAATTATTCCTCCAACAATTAACGTAGAAAATCAAGATCCTGATTGTGATTTAGATATAGTTCCAAATGTTGCAAGAAAAGTAGAATTAACAACTGTAATGAGTAATAATTTTGGTTTTGGTGGAACAAACGGTTCAGTTATTTTCAGAAAGTATATAAAATAA
- the aroA gene encoding 3-phosphoshikimate 1-carboxyvinyltransferase, whose translation MEKFSIKKLVKPFNIEIDSIASDKSISHRCAMFSLFSSQTSYIKNYLTAEDTLNTLSIVEQLGAIIKRDGSYVEITPTQTLTEPSNVLDCGNSGTAMRLFCGLLASVDGAFTLTGDKYLRNRPMKRVADPLRSIGALIDGRENGNKAPLFIRGVKELQPFTYHSPVDSAQVKSAMILAALRANGISKYKENELTRDHTERMLKGMGATLENDSEGYINIHPLTGHLKPLNITVPTDPSSAFFFAVAAAITPDSRVLIKNVTLNPTRVEAYEVLKRMGVIVNFIEKENVYEPIGDIEVIYNELNGVEVSENISWLIDELPALSIAMSLAKGKSKVSNAKELRVKESDRISSVVNNLKLCGVEYTEFEDGYEIVGGTMKKAIINSHGDHRIAMSFSIAGLNCDMDIEDTQCIETSFPNFKEIVDSLYK comes from the coding sequence GTGGAAAAATTTAGTATAAAAAAATTAGTAAAACCATTTAATATTGAAATAGATTCAATTGCAAGTGATAAATCAATATCACACAGATGTGCTATGTTTTCACTTTTTTCGTCTCAAACTTCATATATAAAAAATTATTTAACGGCTGAAGATACTTTAAATACTTTGAGTATTGTTGAACAACTTGGAGCAATTATAAAAAGAGATGGAAGTTATGTTGAAATAACTCCAACACAAACTTTAACTGAACCATCTAATGTTTTAGATTGTGGAAACTCTGGAACTGCGATGAGACTATTTTGTGGTTTACTTGCAAGTGTTGATGGAGCATTTACACTAACAGGTGATAAATACTTAAGAAATAGACCTATGAAAAGAGTTGCAGATCCTTTAAGAAGTATTGGTGCTTTAATTGATGGAAGAGAAAATGGAAATAAAGCTCCTTTATTTATTAGAGGAGTAAAAGAACTTCAACCATTTACTTATCATTCACCTGTTGATTCTGCACAAGTAAAATCAGCTATGATTCTTGCAGCTCTTAGAGCAAATGGAATTTCAAAATATAAAGAAAATGAACTTACACGTGATCATACTGAAAGAATGTTAAAAGGTATGGGTGCAACTTTAGAAAATGATAGTGAAGGATATATAAATATTCATCCTTTAACTGGACATTTAAAACCTCTAAATATTACAGTCCCAACCGATCCAAGTTCAGCATTTTTCTTTGCTGTTGCAGCTGCAATTACTCCAGATTCAAGAGTTCTAATAAAAAATGTAACATTAAATCCAACAAGAGTTGAAGCTTATGAAGTTTTAAAAAGAATGGGTGTAATTGTAAACTTTATTGAAAAAGAGAATGTTTATGAACCAATTGGAGATATTGAAGTAATTTACAATGAATTAAATGGTGTAGAAGTTAGTGAAAATATCTCTTGGTTAATTGATGAATTACCTGCTCTTTCAATTGCTATGAGTTTAGCAAAAGGAAAATCAAAAGTTTCAAATGCAAAAGAATTAAGAGTTAAAGAGAGTGATAGAATCTCAAGTGTTGTAAATAATCTTAAACTTTGTGGTGTTGAATATACAGAGTTTGAAGATGGTTACGAAATAGTTGGTGGAACGATGAAAAAAGCTATAATAAATTCACATGGAGACCATAGAATTGCAATGAGCTTTTCAATTGCTGGATTAAATTGTGATATGGATATTGAAGATACTCAATGTATAGAAACTTCATTTCCAAATTTTAAAGAGATTGTTGACTCGTTATATAAATAA
- the pheT gene encoding phenylalanine--tRNA ligase subunit beta yields the protein MIITKNWLEDFIDISKISVEEICKTLNSIGLEVDSVENLCVPSKVVVGKVLEKVKHPEADKLNICQVDLGDKVVQIVCGAKNVDVNQYVPIATVGCDLGNDFIIKEAKLRGVESNGMICSSTELGLPKLNDGILVLDNSIGELVLGKELKEYPKLNDSVIEIGLTANRGDCLSIYGIVRELSAFYSLPLLELDKQINYNEFGIGQVFEIDCESCVDASLSFKAVNFENFKLNVLTKYRTAIIGKYQDNNDIKNILTYVTHSTGVILNAYSKEKTLKNNNLSILHVKKDEDGFDNIYGMEQLSKICVEQKDIELIGNDFIIEASYINPELISKKVFDKKIKTGDVYYKASRGSEPNIEFGMDYLANLVSKSGALVYRGSETFIEDKEKLTLDVSTKKINSIIGQEIPKIEIERILISLGFEVKDTVDNVLAIKIPYYRHDIKNVADVTEEIVRIIGIDNIISKPLEIDEVNRVNKTSIDLIKKNKLRFKAIENGFFETLTYVFASKENLEKYGFKTVKDELELINPIVKELNTYRTTMLLNLVEACANNFKIGARSTAFFEIGTIFDENRKESKKISFIQTGFFELEEIQNAGKPKNIDFFSFAKKILNTVGKFDLEAMTTIDNQFIHPYQNANVLIDGKVVGFISKLHPSVCEDYDLSDTFIAEIDFEAIKNDIIKTTSYSKFQSSKKDLSIIAPKSLEYKEIKKAIDSLNNKNIKQFNLIDVYNDEKLGENESLTIRFVLQNDEKTMEEEDITTTMNSILDVLNQKLSIGLR from the coding sequence ATGATTATTACAAAAAATTGGTTAGAAGATTTTATCGATATTTCAAAAATATCTGTTGAAGAGATTTGTAAAACATTAAACTCTATTGGTCTTGAAGTTGATAGTGTAGAAAATCTTTGTGTACCTTCAAAAGTTGTTGTTGGAAAAGTATTAGAAAAAGTTAAACACCCTGAAGCTGATAAACTAAACATTTGTCAAGTTGATTTAGGTGATAAAGTTGTTCAAATTGTTTGTGGTGCAAAAAATGTTGATGTAAACCAATATGTACCAATTGCAACTGTTGGTTGTGATTTAGGAAATGATTTTATTATTAAAGAAGCAAAATTAAGAGGTGTTGAATCAAACGGAATGATTTGTTCATCAACTGAACTTGGTCTTCCAAAACTTAATGATGGAATTTTAGTTTTAGATAACTCTATTGGTGAATTAGTTTTAGGTAAAGAGTTAAAAGAGTACCCAAAATTAAATGACTCAGTAATTGAAATTGGATTAACTGCAAACAGAGGTGATTGTTTAAGTATTTATGGAATAGTAAGAGAATTAAGTGCATTTTATTCTCTACCATTATTAGAACTTGATAAACAAATTAATTATAATGAATTTGGAATTGGTCAAGTGTTTGAAATAGATTGTGAAAGTTGTGTTGATGCTTCTTTATCTTTCAAAGCTGTAAATTTTGAAAATTTCAAATTGAATGTATTAACAAAATATAGAACAGCAATAATTGGAAAATATCAAGACAATAACGATATTAAAAATATTTTAACTTATGTTACACATTCAACAGGTGTAATTTTAAATGCTTATTCAAAAGAGAAAACTTTAAAAAACAACAATTTAAGTATTTTACACGTAAAAAAAGATGAAGATGGATTTGACAACATCTATGGAATGGAACAATTAAGTAAAATTTGTGTTGAGCAAAAAGATATTGAATTAATTGGTAATGATTTTATAATTGAAGCTTCTTATATCAATCCTGAATTAATATCAAAAAAAGTTTTTGACAAAAAAATCAAAACTGGAGATGTGTATTATAAAGCTTCAAGAGGAAGTGAACCAAATATAGAATTTGGTATGGATTATCTAGCAAATTTAGTTTCAAAATCTGGTGCTTTAGTTTATAGAGGAAGTGAAACATTTATAGAAGATAAAGAAAAATTAACTTTAGATGTTAGTACAAAAAAAATCAATTCGATAATTGGTCAAGAAATTCCTAAAATTGAGATTGAAAGAATTCTTATTTCATTAGGATTTGAAGTAAAAGATACTGTTGATAATGTTTTAGCAATAAAAATTCCATACTACAGACATGACATAAAAAATGTTGCCGATGTAACAGAAGAGATAGTAAGAATTATTGGTATTGATAATATTATTTCAAAACCTTTAGAAATAGATGAAGTAAATAGAGTAAATAAAACTTCAATTGATTTAATCAAAAAAAATAAATTAAGATTTAAAGCAATTGAAAACGGTTTTTTTGAAACATTAACTTATGTATTTGCTTCAAAAGAAAATCTTGAAAAATATGGATTTAAAACTGTAAAAGATGAACTTGAACTTATAAATCCTATTGTAAAAGAGTTAAATACATATAGAACAACTATGCTTTTAAATTTAGTTGAAGCATGTGCAAATAACTTCAAAATTGGGGCAAGATCAACTGCATTTTTTGAAATTGGTACAATTTTTGATGAAAATAGAAAAGAGAGTAAAAAAATATCTTTTATTCAAACAGGTTTTTTTGAACTTGAAGAGATACAAAATGCTGGAAAACCAAAAAATATAGATTTTTTCTCTTTTGCTAAAAAGATTTTAAATACAGTTGGTAAATTTGATTTAGAAGCGATGACTACAATTGATAATCAATTTATTCATCCATATCAAAATGCAAATGTTTTAATTGATGGAAAAGTTGTTGGATTTATTTCAAAATTGCATCCAAGTGTTTGTGAAGATTATGATTTAAGTGATACATTTATTGCTGAAATAGATTTTGAAGCAATTAAAAATGATATTATTAAAACAACATCATATTCGAAATTCCAATCATCAAAAAAAGATTTAAGTATTATTGCTCCAAAATCTTTAGAATACAAAGAGATTAAAAAAGCAATTGATTCATTAAACAATAAAAATATTAAACAATTCAACTTAATTGATGTTTATAATGATGAAAAATTAGGTGAAAATGAAAGTTTAACAATTAGATTTGTTTTACAAAATGATGAAAAAACAATGGAAGAAGAAGATATTACAACAACAATGAATTCAATTCTTGATGTATTAAATCAAAAATTATCAATTGGCTTAAGATAA
- the queC gene encoding 7-cyano-7-deazaguanine synthase QueC: MNNSTKKAICILSGGMDSTLASYIAKNDGYEIIAVHFNYGQRTQDRELKAFRDICEDLKILEKYEIDIPFFTQIGASALTDKTIDVPTGGIEAGVPITYVPFRNGIFLSITAAIAEKEGASAMYIGVVQEDSSGYPDCTDEFIDKMKKAINQGTKEDTHIDIITPLVHLTKAQIVQEAIKLNVPLEHTWSCYKEENEACGVCDSCRLRLNGFKIAGLKDPISYKAS, encoded by the coding sequence ATGAATAATTCAACAAAAAAAGCAATATGTATTCTAAGTGGAGGAATGGACTCAACATTAGCTTCATATATAGCAAAAAATGATGGATATGAAATAATTGCTGTTCATTTTAATTATGGACAAAGAACACAAGATAGAGAATTAAAAGCATTTAGAGACATTTGTGAAGATTTAAAGATTTTAGAAAAATATGAAATTGATATTCCTTTTTTTACACAAATTGGTGCAAGTGCATTAACAGATAAAACAATAGATGTCCCAACAGGTGGAATTGAAGCTGGAGTTCCTATAACTTATGTTCCATTTAGAAATGGAATTTTTCTTTCAATTACAGCTGCTATTGCTGAAAAAGAAGGAGCAAGTGCTATGTACATTGGAGTTGTTCAAGAAGATAGTTCAGGTTATCCTGATTGTACAGATGAGTTTATAGATAAAATGAAAAAAGCTATAAATCAAGGAACAAAAGAAGATACTCATATTGATATAATCACGCCTTTAGTTCATCTAACAAAAGCACAAATCGTACAAGAAGCAATAAAATTAAATGTACCACTTGAACATACATGGTCATGTTATAAAGAAGAAAATGAAGCTTGTGGAGTTTGTGATTCTTGTAGATTAAGATTAAATGGTTTTAAAATTGCAGGTCTTAAAGACCCAATTTCTTATAAGGCTTCATAA
- the fabG gene encoding 3-oxoacyl-ACP reductase FabG has product MKFSGSNVLVTGASRGIGAEIAKTLANFGLKVWINYRSGAEAAEAIKEEIEKAGGKAAIIKADVTNEEEFSNAIKTIVDADGELSYLVNNAGITKDKLALRMSVADFNDVINANLTSAFIGCRESLKVMGKKRFGSVVNISSIVGEMGNPGQTNYSASKGGLNAMTKSFAKEAASRGIRYNAVTPGFIQTDMTHELKEEVKAEYEKNIPLSRFGKPSEIADAVAFLLSDHASYITGEILKVNGGLYV; this is encoded by the coding sequence ATGAAATTTTCAGGTTCTAATGTATTAGTTACAGGTGCAAGTAGAGGAATTGGTGCAGAAATTGCAAAAACACTTGCAAATTTTGGACTAAAAGTTTGGATAAATTATAGAAGTGGAGCTGAAGCAGCTGAAGCTATCAAAGAAGAAATTGAAAAAGCTGGTGGAAAAGCTGCTATCATCAAAGCTGACGTAACAAATGAAGAAGAATTTTCAAATGCAATTAAAACAATTGTAGATGCTGATGGAGAATTATCTTATTTAGTTAATAATGCGGGGATTACAAAAGATAAATTAGCATTAAGAATGAGTGTTGCTGATTTTAATGATGTAATTAATGCAAATTTAACTTCTGCATTTATTGGATGTAGAGAATCTTTAAAAGTTATGGGTAAAAAAAGATTTGGTTCAGTTGTTAATATTTCTTCAATTGTAGGAGAAATGGGAAATCCTGGTCAAACTAATTATTCAGCTTCAAAAGGTGGGTTAAATGCAATGACTAAATCTTTTGCAAAAGAAGCAGCATCAAGAGGAATTAGATACAATGCCGTAACTCCTGGATTTATTCAAACTGATATGACTCATGAATTAAAAGAAGAAGTTAAAGCAGAATATGAAAAAAACATTCCTCTTTCAAGATTTGGTAAACCTAGTGAAATCGCTGATGCAGTAGCATTTTTATTGAGTGATCATGCTTCATATATTACAGGTGAAATATTAAAAGTTAATGGTGGATTATACGTTTAA
- a CDS encoding histidine triad nucleotide-binding protein, which yields MCIFCKIVKGEIPNQTILEDENFLAFNDINPTRKIHVLIIPKEHYDSFDVIPPKIMSGMTEFIQKVASKLNVRESGYRLITNIGNDGGQEVHHLHFHLIGGEPVGRLVRDRQDM from the coding sequence ATGTGTATATTCTGTAAGATTGTAAAAGGTGAAATACCAAATCAAACTATTTTAGAAGATGAAAATTTTTTAGCTTTTAATGATATAAATCCAACAAGAAAAATTCATGTTTTAATTATTCCAAAAGAACATTATGATTCATTTGATGTAATTCCTCCAAAAATTATGTCAGGAATGACTGAATTTATTCAAAAAGTTGCTTCAAAATTAAACGTAAGAGAAAGTGGTTATAGATTGATTACAAATATAGGAAATGATGGTGGACAAGAGGTCCATCATTTACATTTTCATTTAATAGGTGGGGAACCTGTTGGAAGATTGGTAAGAGATAGACAAGATATGTAA
- the pheS gene encoding phenylalanine--tRNA ligase subunit alpha, with amino-acid sequence MTQWIEKITNAESLEELENLRIDTLGKKGVLTLEFAKMKSVPNEEKKAFAENLNKQKTLITEALESKKIVLEKIALNEKLENEKIDVTRFNNELSCGATHPVVETMDRIIRYFQNLNFAVEEGPLVEDDFHNFEALNLPKYHPARDMQDTFYNKDYTLLRTHTSPVQIRTMLSQKTPIRMIAPGTVFRRDFDITHTPMFHQIEALVVDEADKVSFANLKHVLVEFLQHMFGDVEVRFRPSFFPFTEPSAEVDISCVFCKGDGCRVCSQTGWLEVLGCGVVDENVFKAVGYENKSGYAFGLGVERFAMLIHNIGDLRSLFESDTRLLGQFK; translated from the coding sequence GTGACACAGTGGATTGAAAAAATAACCAATGCAGAATCACTTGAAGAGTTAGAAAATTTAAGAATTGACACTTTAGGGAAAAAAGGTGTACTTACTTTAGAATTTGCTAAAATGAAAAGTGTACCAAATGAAGAAAAGAAAGCTTTTGCTGAAAACTTAAACAAACAAAAAACTTTAATAACAGAAGCTTTAGAATCAAAAAAAATTGTTTTAGAAAAAATTGCATTAAATGAAAAATTAGAAAATGAAAAAATTGATGTAACAAGATTTAATAATGAATTATCATGTGGCGCAACTCATCCAGTTGTTGAAACAATGGATAGAATAATTAGATATTTCCAAAACTTAAATTTTGCTGTTGAAGAAGGTCCATTAGTAGAAGATGATTTTCATAACTTTGAAGCATTAAATCTTCCTAAATATCACCCAGCAAGAGATATGCAAGATACATTTTATAACAAAGATTACACTCTATTGAGAACTCATACTTCTCCTGTTCAAATTAGAACTATGTTAAGTCAAAAAACTCCTATTAGAATGATTGCACCAGGAACTGTATTTAGAAGAGATTTTGATATTACACATACTCCAATGTTTCATCAAATTGAAGCCTTGGTTGTTGATGAAGCTGATAAAGTTTCGTTTGCAAACTTAAAACATGTTTTAGTTGAATTTTTACAACATATGTTTGGAGATGTAGAAGTTAGATTTAGACCTTCATTTTTCCCATTTACGGAACCATCGGCTGAAGTTGATATTTCATGTGTATTCTGTAAAGGTGATGGATGTAGAGTTTGTTCACAAACAGGATGGCTTGAAGTTCTAGGTTGTGGTGTTGTTGATGAAAATGTATTTAAAGCAGTTGGATATGAAAATAAATCTGGATATGCTTTTGGATTAGGTGTTGAAAGATTTGCAATGCTAATTCATAATATTGGAGATTTAAGATCACTGTTTGAAAGTGATACAAGACTATTAGGACAATTCAAATGA
- a CDS encoding 7-carboxy-7-deazaguanine synthase QueE — MLEINEIFGPTIQGEGKLVGTPSIFIRFGKCNFKCEGFQVEYETPSGIKKCACDSYFAVDTEFKDTWTKYKSYDEIVKEVDDLLSSYPNNYKIDIVITGGEPLLYWNKIEFQKLLEHYINDGHKVTIETNASLNLNFEFDYQKNILFSMSVKLSNSLEPSKKRINKETLTKILTNTKESYLKFVIGKDFLENANEEINEILKDIPKSEVYLMPLGDTADEINKNCEDVINMAIKNGFKYCDRLHIRVWNNKRGV, encoded by the coding sequence ATGCTTGAAATAAATGAAATATTTGGACCTACAATCCAAGGGGAAGGAAAACTTGTAGGAACTCCCTCAATTTTTATTCGATTTGGAAAATGTAATTTTAAATGTGAAGGTTTTCAAGTTGAATATGAAACACCAAGTGGGATTAAAAAATGTGCTTGTGATTCATATTTTGCTGTTGATACTGAATTCAAAGATACATGGACAAAATATAAATCTTATGATGAAATAGTAAAAGAAGTAGATGATTTATTATCAAGCTATCCAAATAATTATAAGATTGATATAGTAATAACTGGTGGTGAACCTTTATTGTATTGGAATAAAATTGAATTCCAAAAACTATTAGAACATTATATTAATGATGGGCATAAGGTAACTATTGAAACTAATGCTTCTTTAAATCTAAATTTTGAATTTGATTATCAAAAAAATATTTTATTTTCAATGAGTGTAAAACTAAGCAATTCTTTGGAACCATCAAAAAAGAGAATAAATAAAGAAACACTAACAAAAATTTTGACAAATACAAAAGAGTCTTATTTAAAATTTGTAATAGGAAAAGATTTCTTAGAAAATGCAAATGAAGAAATAAATGAAATTTTAAAAGATATCCCAAAATCTGAAGTTTATCTTATGCCTCTTGGAGATACAGCAGATGAAATCAATAAAAATTGTGAAGATGTAATTAATATGGCAATAAAAAATGGTTTTAAATATTGTGATAGATTACATATAAGAGTTTGGAACAACAAAAGAGGCGTTTAA
- the acpP gene encoding acyl carrier protein, whose protein sequence is MALLDDVKAVVVEQLDCDPAEVKEDSKFIEDLGADSLDVVELVMALEEKFDIEIPDEDAEKILTVADAIKYIENNA, encoded by the coding sequence ATGGCATTATTAGATGATGTAAAAGCAGTAGTTGTTGAGCAATTAGATTGTGATCCAGCAGAAGTAAAAGAAGATTCAAAATTCATTGAAGATTTAGGTGCTGATTCACTAGATGTAGTTGAACTTGTAATGGCTTTAGAAGAGAAATTTGACATTGAAATCCCAGATGAAGATGCTGAAAAAATCTTAACTGTTGCTGATGCTATAAAATACATCGAAAATAACGCGTAA
- a CDS encoding 6-carboxytetrahydropterin synthase produces the protein MHWKISKEFEFCYGHRVWSQTLNTEFSLDGCLKCRHLHGHQGKILVYLEASELKDGMVTDFKHLNWFKQFIDDVLDHKFILDLNDPLFNTLLPHINKDELIKFEENYYLVDLTKFKDDEVHIKELYEGYVLVDFVPTSENLSAWFLKIVQKKMDKLNIKVSHVEFLETPKSKSTFYA, from the coding sequence ATGCATTGGAAAATATCAAAAGAGTTTGAATTTTGTTATGGACATAGAGTTTGGTCACAAACTTTAAACACAGAATTTTCCCTTGATGGTTGTTTAAAATGCAGACATTTACATGGTCATCAAGGAAAAATTTTAGTTTATTTAGAAGCAAGTGAACTAAAAGATGGAATGGTTACAGATTTCAAACATCTAAATTGGTTTAAACAATTTATTGATGATGTACTTGACCATAAATTTATTTTAGATTTAAACGACCCATTATTTAACACCTTACTTCCTCATATTAATAAAGATGAACTAATAAAATTTGAAGAGAACTATTATTTAGTAGACTTAACAAAATTCAAAGATGATGAAGTTCATATAAAAGAATTATACGAAGGTTATGTTTTAGTAGATTTTGTACCAACAAGTGAAAATTTATCAGCTTGGTTTTTAAAAATTGTTCAAAAAAAGATGGATAAATTAAATATAAAAGTTTCACATGTTGAATTTTTAGAAACTCCCAAAAGTAAAAGTACTTTTTATGCTTGA